The window AACTGTGGGAGGAGTCTGGGTGAAAAGAAAGTGAAGTTTCCAGACTGTAgtccataaaaatatttttcaaggcATTTGAAATTAGTGTTAACTTTTACAAGATCTGTTTTGCACTTTTCTCTCTTTGTGCTGTTTCATGTTATCAAAAGCAAATCAATGTTATCAAAATGTTATCAAAAACAAATCAGACCAAAAGACATTCCATTGTCATTCTGCTGCCCTTCTAACATCTTATCTtggttttgtcttccagggcacACCACAGCCATTTCGCGGGAGGAGCCCAGGCCATGGCTGCGCGGGTCGGAGCGCTGGCAGCGCTGGCAGTGCTCGCAGTGCTGGCAgcggtggcagtggtggcagcgGTGGCCCTGCTGGCTGTGGCCGAGGCGGCGCTGCCGAAGCCGGCGCGGGCGCCCCCGGTTCTGCACAAGCCTTTCCTGGTGGTGTGGAACGCGCCCACCGAGCAGTGCCGGCTGCGGTACAAGGTGGACCTGGACCTCGGCGTTTTTGACATCGCATCCAACATCAACGAGACTCTGAGTGGATCCAACGTGACAATCTTCTACCACACCCATCTGGGACACTACCCCTACTACTCAGATAATGGAGATCCCGTTAATGGAGGGGTGCCCCAGAATGAAAGTCTTATCAAGCACCTCAGCAAAGCAAAGTCTGACATTGACTATTGCATACCCATGAAGAAATTTCAGGGACTTGCAGTCATTGACTGGGAAAACTGGAGGCCCCAGTGGGATAGGAACTGGGGCAATAAAAGCATTTATAGAAATAAATCTCTCGAGATTGTTAGGAGACGGCATCCTCGGTGGTCAGAGGACAAAATTAGGAAAGTGGCTAAAGAAGAATTTGAAAATGCTGGCAGGAGTTTTATGAATAACACCATCCTTCTGGCTGAGCACATGAGACCAAACGGTTTGTGGGGTTACTACCTTTACCCAGACTGCTACAATTACGATTACAAAGAACACCCCCAGACATACACAGGGAAATGCCCAGCCATTGAGTCCTTCCGC of the Melospiza melodia melodia isolate bMelMel2 chromosome 4, bMelMel2.pri, whole genome shotgun sequence genome contains:
- the LOC134418029 gene encoding hyaluronidase-1-like codes for the protein MAARVGALAALAVLAVLAAVAVVAAVALLAVAEAALPKPARAPPVLHKPFLVVWNAPTEQCRLRYKVDLDLGVFDIASNINETLSGSNVTIFYHTHLGHYPYYSDNGDPVNGGVPQNESLIKHLSKAKSDIDYCIPMKKFQGLAVIDWENWRPQWDRNWGNKSIYRNKSLEIVRRRHPRWSEDKIRKVAKEEFENAGRSFMNNTILLAEHMRPNGLWGYYLYPDCYNYDYKEHPQTYTGKCPAIESFRNDLLLWLWRESTALYPSIYLDYILKSSPNALKFVHYRVKEAIRVASIARTDYVLPVFVYSRPFYAYTFHVLTERDLVSTIGESAALGAAGVVLWGSMQYASSKESCLTVKRYIDGPLGHYVINVTSAAKLCSKVLCKKNGRCIRRNSDSSAYLHLSPRDFKIHVRHSERGPRFQVTGKPSLESIEAMKQRFICQCYQGWTGIFCELPDQSLLEHWVHVVFSRSREQSLFSFLLGAMQLLLLCSTH